From Hippoglossus stenolepis isolate QCI-W04-F060 chromosome 6, HSTE1.2, whole genome shotgun sequence, a single genomic window includes:
- the si:dkey-8e10.3 gene encoding serine/threonine-protein kinase SBK1: protein MIELGLADGSLIDELMELTAQSLSQREIQEHFNIIKEIGRGKYGKVLLVTHRFRGTPMALKVMPKASTKLQGFLREYCISLHLSCHPCIVGLFGIAFQSNEHYCFAQELVVGRDLFAVIQPKVGIPESSVKRCVLQIASALEFIHSHGLVHRDVKPENILLLDNHCTQVKLADFGLAQKRGTMIRFITGTLPYMAPELCTMAMLEGQKEVTAPPLSVEPSLDTWAFGVVIFCILTGYFPWERCMDSDDFYLEFADWCRMEERPITEEDIPPLWKRFTPEAMEMFGKLLALDAGERCTVGEVRAYGEKDWLKKAYGDEQQKTTEKEKASISRNTSVHSKVEEPPNAK from the exons ATGATTGAGCTGGGCCTCGCTGACGGGAGCCTGATCGATGAACTGATGGAGCTGACGGCTCAGAGCCTCAGTCAGCGGGAGATCCAGGAGCACTTCAACATCATCAAGGAGATCGGCAGAGGGAAATACGGCAAAGTGCTGCTGGTGACACACCGCTTTAGGG GGACTCCCATGGCCTTGAAAGTGATGCCCAAAGCCTCGACTAAGCTGCAGGGCTTTCTGCGAGAGTACTGCATCTCCTTACACCTGTCCTGCCACCCCTGCATCGTGGGCCTCTTTGGCATCGCCTTCCAGTCTAATGAGCACTACTGCTTCGCCCAGGAGCTTGTCGTTGGCAGGGACCTATTTGCTGTCATCCAACCAAAG GTGGGTATTCCAGAATCTTCAGTCAAACGTTGTGTCCTCCAGATTGCCAGTGCTTTGGAGTTCATCCACAGCCATGGCTTGGTCCACCGAGATGTCAAGCCTGAAAACATTCTTCTGCTGGACAATCATTGTACCCAGGTCAAGCTGGCAGACTTTGGCCTGGCCCAGAAGAGAGGCACAATGATACGATTCATCACAGGCACCCTGCCCTACATGGCCCCAGAGCTTTGTACCATGGCCATGCTGGAGGGGCAGAAAGAAGTGACTGCTCCCCCTCTGAGCGTGGAGCCAAGCCTGGACACCTGGGCCTTTGGAGTGGTTATCTTCTGCATTCTTACGGGCTACTTCCCCTGGGAGCGCTGCATGGACTCAGACGACTTCTACCTGGAGTTTGCTGACTGGTGCAGAATGGAAGAGAGACCTATCACCGAGGAGGACATTCCTCCTCTGTGGAAAAGGTTCACTCCAGAAGCCATGGAGATGTTTGGTAAGCTCCTGGCTTTGGATGCAGGAGAGAGGTGTACAGTTGGGGAGGTGAGAGCATATGGAGAGAAGGACTGGCTGAAGAAGGCATATGGGGACGAGCAGCAGAagacaacagaaaaagaaaaagccagcATCTCTAGAAATACATCTGTGCATAGCAAGGTGGAGGAACCTCCTAATGCTAAGTAA